In Fragaria vesca subsp. vesca unplaced genomic scaffold, FraVesHawaii_1.0 scf0513031, whole genome shotgun sequence, the sequence ACTGGTCAATATCTAGTATTGTGATGTGATGAACCATCCTAATGTGTTTGTATTTTATCGTGGGTGATGTATATGCCGGAACAAAAGCTCAGGGAGGAATTGACAAGAGCGCTACTAGAAGCAAAGGATGGTAACATTGATGATAATGAGGGTGGTGGGATAGAGTCATTCAACCAGCTTGTCCAGGAAATGACATTAAAACAGCAAGACGTCAAGGCATTCGCATTCAGAACAAAAGCTATGGTACAATGCCCTCACTCTCACTTGCTATTTACACACTTCATTTTCATTCCTAGcggtttgttttgtttccttttccaCGTTATTGCTTGGTTTGGGCTGATGCCATGGTCTAGTCCAACCACATGGAGTGGTTGGTCCTAGACTTCAATTAATTCCACCTACCCCATCTAGGTTTATTGGGTCTGCTCAACTCTCCTGACCATTATGATCCTCATCTAATTATGTTAACAAGTGTTTAAAACTCCAAGCTTATAAACAACCAAATGGTtatattgttttcttatagATTTGTTAATGGCATACTCCATGGCACTTACTACCATTACCAACTGCCCAGTTATCTATACCTACAATTGTTATTCAACTTGATACGCATTTGTAGTCATACTAGGCAATTCCCACCCAAGGGGTCCTTTTCTGAAGGCAGTACAGAGTGCTGTGCCATCATTATCTATGACCATTTTCCTTTAGTGAATCTGGAAATTAGTTGAGCAACCTTTTTTGGAGTAACTTCACTTCCTATGTTCTGAAGAAGCTACCTTTACTTGGGATTGCCAACTTTTTGGACCACAAAACTACGGAAGCTGGCAAAATGACTTGACTGAGTTGCTGTCCAAATTTTGTCCACTGATTTCTAGCTGCAATTAGTTAGGTAAATGGAATTTTCCATGGTCAAAATTTGACTTGCagtaaaattcaaatgaaatgtTGAAAGACTTGCATTCTTTGGTAAAAAAGttatcataagttcataacttgTTCTTCAGAAAATCGTCAGAGACAAGGTGTGATAAGTAGCAACATATAGGGTCAAAAATCTGAATCTGAGTTGTAATTCATGAGTATGCTCTAAATAGGATTTGGTGTTAAATCAAAGTAGATTGTTGTTTTGGCTTGCTATCTAGTTGGATTTGATGCCAATTTTTAACTTCATTAGAACCAAACTAGAATGTAGTGGATACTGTATCAGGCGTAGTTTCAGTTGTACTAGAACCAAGCCATTAGGAAGTTAGGGCTgaagtttttgtgttgaaacTATTCAAAGCATCTATTTGTACACAATGCAGTATGGGAACTGAAATTTGCTTAACCCTTCTGTAAATATTCTAATATCTTTGCTTAAAGTGCAGCTATCAAAGATGGAACACAAGGTTCAGTCAGCCAGGCAGCGGGAGTCAATTTATTGGCATTTAGCTTCACATGGTGTGCCCAAGGGTGTTCATTGTCTTTGCCTCAAGTTAGCCGAAGAATATGCAGTAAATGCGCTGGCTCGATCTCGTTTACCATCACCTGAATATGTCTCTCAACTTTCTGATCCCTCATTTCACCATCTTGTTCTCCTATCAGATAACGTCCTCGCAGCTTCTGTTGTTGTCTCGTCTACAGTCCAAAATTCAGCCAACCctgaaaaattgatttttcataTAGTCACTGACAAGAAAACTTACACTCCAATGCATGCTTGGTTTGCAACTAATTCTATTAAATCAGCAGTGGTGGAAGTTAAAGGGTTACACCAATACGACTGGTCTCAGGAAGTAAATCTTGCAGTCAAAGATATGTTAGAGATCCACCGCTCAATCTGGAGACATTATTACAAAAATTTGAAAGAGCATgactttgaatttgatgaaGAACATAAAAGATACCTTGAAGCTTTGAGTCCCAGCGGACTTTCCCTCATGAACCTTCTTCGAATTTATATCCCTGAGGTAATCACTCTATTGCTTTCGTAGATGTCCCTGATGGGATGAATGGCAGTAATGATAATCATCTAATTTCATTGACCACACAGCTGTTTCCAGATCTCAACAAGATAGTGTTCTTGGAGGATGATGTTGTAGTACAACATGACATATCGTCTTTGTGGGAATTGGATCTCAGTGGAAATGTTGTTGGTGCAGTTGTCAATTCATGGTGTGGTGAAAACTGCTGCCCAGGAAGAAAATACAAGGATTACTTCAACTTTTCACACCCTATCATTTCATCCAACTTTGTTCATGATCGTTGTGTGTGGCTGTATGGTGTAAATGTTTTTGACCTTGAAGCTTGGAGGAGGACCAATATAACACAGACTTACCATCAATGGTTAAAACTTGTAAGTATTTTCTCATATCATCCATTACCATGGAAACTGCTTGGAAGTTACTCACATGTTTTTTCTGCTAAAGTTTTTGCTAGATGGCATTATCCTCATGTATCTTggtaattaactaattattagCTTCTAAGTTCTCATTTGTTAACAAATTATTGCcacattattcatttttttgagaatattcCCTCATATTATTAAGAGTAATAAAAAAGCAAGAGGCAATGAAACTATCAAGAGCAGGGATTTGCTTCAAAAATGATCAATAGTGAGTGTGCACTAGTAGACAAATATTTGGATTCACTTTACATATCTTCAAGAGTGAGTGTGCACTAGTAGACAAATATTTCAGGATTGTAGCGTCTCGTGATTGTGTATAATAGTACTACAAGTGGATCTTCTATTCATATTTCTCTGTCATCTATACATGCATTTCATCCTTGTCTGTTGCCATGATTCTAAAATCTATTTGTGTTACAGAGCCAGCAATCTGGGTTGAGTTTGTGGTCTCCAGGAGTAAAACCACCCGCCTCAATTGCATTTGAGGGTCATGTGCATCCTATTGATCCATTGTGGCATGTGGCCGGGCTAGGTCATCGCTTCCCACAAGTTCCTCTAGAGATAGTGGAAGCTGCTGCAGTTATACATTTCAGTGGCCCAGCAAAGCCATGGCTTGAGATCGGGTCTCCAGAGGTACGAGGCTTGTGGAAGAGACATGTAAATTGTTCAAACAAGTTCATTAGGAGATGTAAAATCATGGAGTGAGAAGGACGAAGTCCTTC encodes:
- the LOC101295878 gene encoding probable galacturonosyltransferase 15-like, with translation MRFYISTTGIKRLTISGAGNGKGSPAPASTRRFSGRTLLPLVLVLALVLPFLFVRIAFIVLESASACSSSPDCIGWRFFSGSDASVLREELTRALLEAKDGNIDDNEGGGIESFNQLVQEMTLKQQDVKAFAFRTKAMLSKMEHKVQSARQRESIYWHLASHGVPKGVHCLCLKLAEEYAVNALARSRLPSPEYVSQLSDPSFHHLVLLSDNVLAASVVVSSTVQNSANPEKLIFHIVTDKKTYTPMHAWFATNSIKSAVVEVKGLHQYDWSQEVNLAVKDMLEIHRSIWRHYYKNLKEHDFEFDEEHKRYLEALSPSGLSLMNLLRIYIPELFPDLNKIVFLEDDVVVQHDISSLWELDLSGNVVGAVVNSWCGENCCPGRKYKDYFNFSHPIISSNFVHDRCVWLYGVNVFDLEAWRRTNITQTYHQWLKLSQQSGLSLWSPGVKPPASIAFEGHVHPIDPLWHVAGLGHRFPQVPLEIVEAAAVIHFSGPAKPWLEIGSPEMRHSLRPEGRRFWLQPLLNHTKL